The Rhodanobacteraceae bacterium genomic sequence AACGCTATAGGCAATAAAAAACCCGCGTCTGGCGCGGGTTTCAGGGGATTCACTGGACTTGTGCGAACTTTGCCGAACGGTCTTGAACAATGCCGATGGTGCCCGGGAGAGGACTCGAACCTCCACGGTTTTACCCGCTAGTACCTGAAACTAGTGCGTCTACCAATTCCGCCACCCGGGCAGGTGTCCGGTTCGCGGCGCCGAGGCGTCAGCGAGCCGCGTACGATAGCCGCCCCGCGCCCCGGCTGTCAACGCAAGGCATGTGCGGGAAACGCCTGATGCGAGTATCGTGGTGGAATCTTGGCTCGGTCCGGCCGGTGGTGCGAGGACGTGCACGCCAGTCCCGATCCGGGTCGTGCGCAACGCGACGGAGGCAGACGATGAACAGGCAATTCGTGGGCATGTGGGCGGCGGGTGCGCTGGCGGCGCTGGTTGCGCTTCCCGGGTTAGCGGCAGGTGAAGCGAAGGCGTTGGATCCCGGCGCCGCGGCGCCCGATTTCACCGCGACGGCCAGCCTCGCGGGCAAGGATTTCACCTTCTCGCTGAAGCAGGCGCTGGCGAAGGGACCGGTGGTGGTCTATTTCTATCCGGCGGCCTACACCGGCGGCTGCGATCTCGAAGCGCACACCTTCGCGACCGAGGCGGATGCGTTCGCCAAGGCCGGCGCGACCATCATCGGCGTGTCGGCGGATTCGATCGCGCGGCTCAACCAGTTTTCGGCCGACCCGAAGTATTGCGCCGGCAAGTTCGCGGTCGCGTCCGATCCCGCGGGCAGGATCGCGGCCACGTACGGCTTGACGATGATGCCGCCACAGAAGGGCGTGACCGACGTGCGCGGGAAACCGGTCACCCACGGGTTCCTGCCGCGCACCACGTTCGTGCTCGACCGCGAAGGCAGGATCGTCGCGCGGCTGTCGTCCAAGGACGATCACCTGAGTCCCGACCAGCACGTGCAGCGCTCGCTCGCGATCGTGGAGAAGCTTCAATCCGCCAAGGCGCCCTAGCAGGGGGCGCGCTGACTTTGATCGTCATCCCGGAATTACTCGCGCCATCCATGGCGCTCGCGCTACGCGACGCCTTCGGCGTTCGCGTTTGCAATCCTGCAAACGCAGTCGCGCAGCGATATCCGGGATCGGTCAGCTCTGGGGCGAGCCCACTGATTGGGCGGTAATCAAACCGATTCCGGGTTCCACCGCGGTACAGCCGCGGCGGCCCCGGAATGACCACTGAAATCAAACAGTCATTGAGCACGGCTTGCATTCCGCAGGCCGCTCCGCGACGCTGGCGCCATGCCAAGACGCCAGCGTCCGCCGTCCCGCTCCACGCACGAGCCGCGCGCGGAAAAGAAGAGTGAGCCGCGCAAGCACGCGGCGCCCGCGCGCCGCGGGCAAGTTGCGGCCAAACCACCTGTGCGCAAGCGCGACAAACCGCACACGCACGGTGGCTTCGTCGATCCGCACGCCGAACGTGAAGCGCAGCGCTATGCGCATCCCATCCCGAGCCGCGAGGCGATCCTGGCGCTGCTGGCCGAACGCGGCAGCCTGTTGCGCCCCGGCGAGATCGCAGCCGCGCTGGGCATCGACGACGCGACGCGCCGCGAGGCGCTGGACAAGCGCCTGCGCGCGATGCTGCGCGACGGCCAGTTGCTGGAAAGCCGTCGCGGCGGCCTCGCGCCGGCCGAGCGAATCGGTCTGATCGCGGGCACCGTGCTCGCGAACGCGGAAGGCTACGGCTTCCTGCGCCCCGACGAGGGCGGCGACGACTTGTATCTGTCGCCCGCGCAGATGCGCCAGGTGCTGCACGGCGATCGCGTGCTGGCATCGGTGGTCGGCGTCGATCGGCGCGGCCGCCAGCAGGGCGCGATCCGCGAGGTGCTGGAACGGCGCTCGCCGCGGCTGGTGGGACGCGTGGTCGAGGAACACGGCGTGGTGGTGGTCGATCCCGACGACCGCCGCCTGCACCAGGACGTGCTGATTCCGCCCGACGCGCGCGGCGGCGCGCGCGCGGGCCAGATCGTGGTGGCCGAAATCACCGAACCGCCGACGCCGCAGCGCGGGCCGATCGGGCGTATCGTGTCGGTGCTCGGCGAGCGCCTGCAGCCTTCGCTGATCGTCGAGATGGCGATCGAAAGCCACGGCCTGCCGCACGAGTGGCCGGTCGATGTCACGCACGCCGCCGAGGCGGTCGAGCCGCGCGTGACGCAGGCCGAACACGCGGGCCGCGTGGACCTGCGCGCGCTGCCGCTGGTCACCATCGACGGCGCCGATTCGCGCGACTTCGACGACGCGGTGTACGCCGAGCCCGTGCGCGGCGGCGGTTTCAGGCTGATCGTCGCGATCGCCGATGTGTCGCACTACGTGCAGCCGGAAACCGCGCTGGACGACGAGGCCTACGAACGCGGCACCTCGGTGTATTTCCCGGGCTTCGTGGTGCCGATGCTGCCTGAGACGCTGTCGAACGGCATTTGTTCGCTCAACCCCGAGGTCGACCGCCTGTGCATGGCCTGCGACATGCGGGTGAGCGCAGCGGGCGAGGTCACGCGGGCGAAGTTCTATCCGGCGGTGATGCGCTCGCATGCGCGGCTGACCTATGACGCGGTCTGGCAGGTCATCGGCGAGCGCGATGCCGAAATGCGCCGATCGCTCGGCAAGCTGCTGCCGCACATCGATCACCTGCACGCGCTGTACCAGGCCCTCGACGGCGCGCGCAAACGGCGCGGCACCATCGAATTCGAGACCGGCGAGGTCGAGTACCGGCTGGACGACAAGGGTGACGTGGTTTCGCTGGGCGCGCACGAGCGCAACGACG encodes the following:
- a CDS encoding Alkyl hydroperoxide reductase subunit C-like protein, with amino-acid sequence MNRQFVGMWAAGALAALVALPGLAAGEAKALDPGAAAPDFTATASLAGKDFTFSLKQALAKGPVVVYFYPAAYTGGCDLEAHTFATEADAFAKAGATIIGVSADSIARLNQFSADPKYCAGKFAVASDPAGRIAATYGLTMMPPQKGVTDVRGKPVTHGFLPRTTFVLDREGRIVARLSSKDDHLSPDQHVQRSLAIVEKLQSAKAP
- a CDS encoding 3'-to-5' exoribonuclease RNase R, with the translated sequence MPRRQRPPSRSTHEPRAEKKSEPRKHAAPARRGQVAAKPPVRKRDKPHTHGGFVDPHAEREAQRYAHPIPSREAILALLAERGSLLRPGEIAAALGIDDATRREALDKRLRAMLRDGQLLESRRGGLAPAERIGLIAGTVLANAEGYGFLRPDEGGDDLYLSPAQMRQVLHGDRVLASVVGVDRRGRQQGAIREVLERRSPRLVGRVVEEHGVVVVDPDDRRLHQDVLIPPDARGGARAGQIVVAEITEPPTPQRGPIGRIVSVLGERLQPSLIVEMAIESHGLPHEWPVDVTHAAEAVEPRVTQAEHAGRVDLRALPLVTIDGADSRDFDDAVYAEPVRGGGFRLIVAIADVSHYVQPETALDDEAYERGTSVYFPGFVVPMLPETLSNGICSLNPEVDRLCMACDMRVSAAGEVTRAKFYPAVMRSHARLTYDAVWQVIGERDAEMRRSLGKLLPHIDHLHALYQALDGARKRRGTIEFETGEVEYRLDDKGDVVSLGAHERNDAHKLIEECMIAANVQAAMFLAKKKIPAPFRVHAPPPADKYEDLLAFLREYKLKLPPLTEVKPRDFAALLARVAERADAELFRSVLLRSQSLASYQSANHGHFGLALDAYAHFTSPIRRYPDLLVHRAIRYALAGGKPAAYLYTESKMATMAAHCSRTERRAEDAERDVDERYKCAWMEQHVGSEFDGIVTGVTSFGLFVELTESKVSGLVHITQLRNDYYQFDARRHELRGERTGQVFRLGDAVRVQVLRASMEDRKIDFRMVRDSETAHPRLRGKPPSVAKSSVAPKRK